The region TCTCTTAGATTGAAAAATTATTTCTCAAGAAAAATTAATATTAATAGTTCTGAAGTTCACACAAGGGTTGTAGGCGAACATGGAAATCATATGGTTCCACTTTTAAGTTCAACATCCATTGGAGGTATTCCTTTGAAATATTTCGAATTTGCTAAATTGGATGTTGATGCTTTAGTTGAACAACTTAAAAATGCTGGAAATACAATTATTTCTAAAAAAGGAGCTACTGAATATGGTCCTGCTTTTGCAATTTCAAACTTAATTTCAACCATGATAACTGATTCTCATAAAGTTCTAACGGTTAGTTTTTACTTGGAAGGTGAAGTTGAAGGTGTTCGAAACGTTTCTTTAGGTGTTCCGGCTATTACATCTAAAAATGGAATAGAAATGATTGTTCCAATTCATATGAATGATGTTGAAAAAGAAAGTTTCATAGAAGCTGCTAATGTAGTTCGTGATACAACTTACAAAGTTAAAGAGAATCTTAATATTTAATTTTCAGCGTATTTTGGTAAAATTTTAGATATCTTTTAATTTAGGTTTTCATTGGTTTTAAATGAAAGTTTTCTTTTTATTGGCATAAATTAATGCATATTAGTATTTATGTCCAATAGATTTACTTATTCAATTATTTAAAAGTTATAATTCAAATCAGATAATCTTTTCATAGTAGATTTAAAAAAGGTGGATAAATGAAGTTAGTTGTTCAAAGAGTTACTCATGCCAGTGTTGAAGTTAATAATGAAGTTGTTGGTGAAATTGGCAATGGGTTAATGGTGTTAGTTGGTTTTGGTGTGAATGATACTAAAAATGAGGCTGATTATCTTTCTCGTAAACTTGTAAAATTAAGAATTTTTCAAGATGAAAATGGTCGTATGAATAAATCTGTGAAAGATATTGGAGGTAAATTACTATTAATTCCTCAATTTACTTTATATGCTTCAAATAAAAAGAATAGACCTTCTTTTCACAAAGCATTAACTCCAGACATTGCAACTAAATTATTTGATTATTTTGCATCAAAATGTTCTGAAGAAGTTGATGTCGAAACTGGGGAATTTGGAGCATAT is a window of Methanobrevibacter gottschalkii DSM 11977 DNA encoding:
- a CDS encoding malate dehydrogenase, encoding MVKVSIFGSTGTIGKNVAFTLARMDTVDEIVMVSRPKSLDKVKGETYDMYDALAARDIDCKLIPTCDFNEIRGSEIVLIAAGIHRQPGMNRLELAIPNAKIVRYYSKQIAKYAPDSIILVATNPVDVMTTIALEASGFNKMKVIGVGNHLDSLRLKNYFSRKININSSEVHTRVVGEHGNHMVPLLSSTSIGGIPLKYFEFAKLDVDALVEQLKNAGNTIISKKGATEYGPAFAISNLISTMITDSHKVLTVSFYLEGEVEGVRNVSLGVPAITSKNGIEMIVPIHMNDVEKESFIEAANVVRDTTYKVKENLNI
- the dtd gene encoding D-aminoacyl-tRNA deacylase → MKLVVQRVTHASVEVNNEVVGEIGNGLMVLVGFGVNDTKNEADYLSRKLVKLRIFQDENGRMNKSVKDIGGKLLLIPQFTLYASNKKNRPSFHKALTPDIATKLFDYFASKCSEEVDVETGEFGAYMKVDLLNNGPVTILLEKEADE